In the genome of Arachis stenosperma cultivar V10309 chromosome 6, arast.V10309.gnm1.PFL2, whole genome shotgun sequence, the window gccttatcacttggtaacttggattaactaatccgggattattagctgaaagtccattatcaagagtaacctttgctatagagcacttagtaacccaaagaggtgctggacaccaaggtctcaagaaagaaaaataacaaaccatgtgcctgtggtgtgtatgtatgagggaaaaagacttgagggagtaagtccttaggggtgtcttaacacctagcaccttgaaccaactggttcgggagtgttggctgaaagcttatcataaagagtcgcctTCTTACAAAGCACTTAGCCAAAAGAAGAAGGTaataaactttgaaaaagaaggaaggatcaacAAGAAAGGAGTCTCAAAGGATACAATCAagaaagtgaccaaggaattgataaaggcttgaaacctaaagggaaagaacctaagttgctatgcatgaaaccccataaactaggaattctacttctattttatcttcttattctttcatttcattcttcctatgtttcagtacttgcttagggacaagaaagctttaagtttggtgttgtgatgccagggcatctaggccagtttcactgaccttttctttactgttttagggtagtttcatgcattttcttagtgaataaggcaagttttggatgaaaatatacttacaccttgattcaagcaactagtGTGAATTTCATATGATTTTATGAggattttgctagaattgcatgataaattgatgatgcataatctcatgactttgggtagagctttgatgcactttatttgcttgatttcagggcaaaggaagcaaggaagaaccacattagtactcacgttaatctagttaacgtgaacatTTCCTTCGGCAAAGGAAGCAACGGtcccataaacttgatgcatgaaaacttgtctctcaacaaatttccttcggcaagtataccgaattgtcgtcaagtaaaaactcacaatagagtgaggtcgaatcccacaaggattgattggtcaagcaactttagttggaagagtatgctagttgagctaaacagaatttagattgggaacttgcagaaatttaaatgactggaaagtaaatagcagaaattaaagtgcagaatcttaaatggggatttggggcaatgagcatgaaaataaatgacagaaagtaaagagaatgggtaagatcagaaatggggaaatcattgggttcaggagatgttgcattctccggatcaagttcattctcatctcttcctcaatcaatgcattcattgatctccttggcaatcttaagtgattggatcccaattccttggcaatcgaatctctctaagcttgaacaattgcccaactccttgatttaattgctcatgggaagagaagaagtgtggtcactgattataccacatgtatttccaaatcaaagtgttgggaggattacatgtcactatatccgcccaaaccccaatttggtccaacatgagaaagtatttctagcatgatctcctcatcccttttccaaggctcagagaagatccaattatggagagtttctttcccaagataacaatccaattagatgaagatcgaaagctttctagtaagatcaagagaaaagaaagaaaaagaagaatgaaaactataattgatccatcaaattacaacagagctccctaacccaatgaaagggatttagttgttcatagctctagaaataaaaaatggcagaaaagaagaatccatgctaaaagtgcagaaaagtaaatatacagaggtagttctccaaagtgccaagcctctctatagttcaaaactactcctatatatactactcctcttgatcttctagtgagttcttcaagtcttggatgtgggctctggatcttgagttgaagcagttctaaTCTTTAATGGGCCCAACTTGCAGAGAAGTATgaattaggcatgggcgttagtgagattaacgttaagtgacattgtgggttcgagaatgttagtggcaatcactttttctactaacgttccaccctcaAATACctcacgttaactccaacgttaatggcactaacgtgaccactaacgttgccttctaaatctttgctaacgttattgggactcacttttcccaataacATTGGCTTATGCCCCtttcgcaagcgttattgggactcacctttcccaataacgttgctaTGTGCCTTttgtccctacgttagagttcacgttagtgtaactaacgtggctcttaacgtgggtatgCTTCACCTTCGAGAGTGTTaatgacacttacctttgtcactaacgctccaaatgcccctactctccacgttagagctcacgttaactaagttaacgtggctcttaacgtggtagtaatgccatcttccaacgttagtgacaaaagtgagtgtcactaacgttggctcatcaatcctcaactccacgttaactctctcgttagtggtcttaacgtgaccactaacgtaggcaatgctagttgatccaatgttagtgacaaaggtgagtgtcactaacgttggcattgttcttctcttctacattagagttcacgttaacttagttaacatgaCTCTTAACGTAGTTCATTGCCAAGTCTTagaacgttagtggtgttcacgtttaccactaacattggagtagaacgttagtggtgttcacgttttccactaacgttggagttctcttttgtctccacgttaactaagttaacgtggcaaaTAACATGAGCTAttgatggcttcgcaggcgttattggtgatcacttttctcattaacgttgcaagctatttaccattccacgttagtgttcacgttaactagattaacgtgagtactaacgtggttcttccttgcttcctttgccctataatcaagcaaataaagtgcatcaaagctctagccaaagtcatgagattatgcatcatcaatttatcatgcaattctagcaaaatcctcatgaaatcatatGAAATTCACactagttgcttgaatcaaggtgtaagtgtatttttatccaaaacttgccttattcactaagaaaatgcatgaaactaccctaaaacagtaaagaaaaggtcagtgaaactggcctagatgccctggcatcaaatggtgatgagtgtcacggatcatcaccttcttcatattgaagtgcgaatgaatatcttagatagaaacaagcgtgttgaatagaaaacagaaataattgtattaattcatcaagacgctgcaaagctcctcacccccaacaatggagtttagagactcatgccgttagagaatacaaagttcagatctaaaatgtcatgaggtacaaaataagtctctaaaagttgtttacatactaaactagtaacctaggtttacagaaaatgagtaaactaagataaatagtacagaaatccacttctggggcccacttggtgtgtgttggggctgagactaaagcttctcacatgcctgggctgtttctggagttacacgtcaggttgtaacctgtttctggcgtttaactccaacttgcaacctgtttctagcgttcaacgccagaatgcaacatggaactggcgttaaacaccagtttacgtcgtttatcttcgcgcaaagtatgcactatatatattgctggaaagccctggatgtctactttccaacccaattgagagcccaccaattggacttctgtagctccaaaaaatccattccgagtgcagggaggtcagaatccaacaacatcagcagtcctttttcagcctgaatcagatttttgctcagctccctcaatttcagccagaaaatacctgaaatcacagaaaaatacacaaactcatagtaaagtctagaaatatgaattttgcctaaaaactaataaaaatatactaaaaactaactaaaacacactaaaatctacatgaaattaccccaaaaagcgtataaaatatccgctcatcaattcaCCTTTAGAAAAACTCTCTATAAGAAAATCTAGAACATGGTCCTCTTCCTCACTTCTCTCATCAGATATACCTCGGCACGACTCATTTCCTAAATAACAAAACAACTCAATCCTAATGGAACACAACCCACAATCTCGCCACGAGATCGGTCACAAAGATCTCGGCTAAAGCCAATGACCTATTCAACGCCAACTAGGCTATAAATCGAGCATATGACCGACTATAGCCACCAAGGCAAAGGAATCATAAATCAAACAACTCACAGATCATATACTCGTTTTATCAAGTGACTTTTGACTGACTTGAACGTCAAAATctcttttgcaggtaccacGCTCGAGTCTGAGTTCACGAGAGTATTCCCGATTCAGTTTGAGCTATCTAACGCATCAAGATCAACGTGAAGTCGACGCGTAACTCGAAAAGAATATCCTTGCAAGAACATAATaacttatattttaatttatattatattttaattgaataattttataaaattatatacaGATTATCAAATAATATTCTATAAAATagttttaatataaataatttaaatttaacattAGTTTATATATTATCTAATCAATctctaaataatataatatttattagaaTACActgtaaaatataattaatttatctcTTTTGGACATCACGCGAATTTCAATGTAGTTGTAATAGTTTTTGGAACCTTGGTGCAATGTACTTTGAATGATACATGTGTCACAGAAAAATAACATTTCAGAATTTATTTCAGTTTTGGCTCTTCACAAACTCATAGTGCAAGCACCATAAAGTCCTAGCATTGtgatatattatattttaataaaccATTTCTCCACTATGAACCTTATATCAATGATCTCATTGACTAACTAAAACAAATGAGGAGGAAAAAAAACTTCAAACTTAGCACATGCCAgaccttttttttctttgcacccAATTAAAAAGAGCATAGCTaaagaaaatactatttgtatGATCATAAATAGGAGCATCAAATGGTCCCATAAGTCACCAATTTCTTTTTTATGGCATTCCACACTATAGATTCTTGTAGCCACTTTAATTTGCATTTCATCTACTTTTATTCTTTGGCATTATATAGATGTAGTGTTCTAGCCTTTTGATTAATTCATCAACCTTCATATCAGCTTCATAATTTTCAAGATCTCATCTTCTACTCCTAATTGTCCATGCCAAAATCATTGCTGAAACGAAAATGAGACCAGGCTCCAACCTTGGCTATGCATTTCTTCTTCATACCCTTCTTTTCCTTTGTCACCACACTTGTTCTTCACAAAAGACTTGTCCACAGTGTGGCTCTATGCAGGTTCCTTATCCATTAAGCACACAACCGAGTTGTGGCGATCCGTACTACAAGCTACACTGTGATCAGCAATCTGGAAAGCTCTACTTTGACACACTTAACGAAAGTTCCTATGTAATACTAAAAATCATGTCCTCGATTCAACGCATGGTAGTTCAGCCAGCACCGTGGCTATCTCGCACATCATGTGTCACACAAGACATGCCAGTCAGCAATGGTCTATGGTTGAACCAATCACTTCCTTTCAACATAACTTCTTCAAACACCATTTTCCTCTTCAATTGTTCACCCCGCCTCTTGGTCTCTCCCCTGAATTGCTCTGCCTCCAGCATCTGCCACCAATACTTGGAGAGTTCCGGCCACGTCAGAAAATCACAAGCGCTTGATTGTGCAAGTGGAATCCACCCTTGTTGTACTTTTGTTGCTGGTGGAAACCCATCAGCTTACAAGATTCGCCTGCACAATTCCGGCTGTAAAGCTTTCAGAAGCATCCTCCACTTGGATGAGGATAAGCCTCCAAATGAATGGGAAGAAGGCCTAGAAATTCAGTGGCTTCCACCACCCGAACCGGTATGCAAAACACAAAAAGATTGCTCCGGAGACTCCAAGTGTTCACTGGGCAAAAACGGACTTCTTCGCTGTCTTTGTAACAAGGGACACCATTGGGAGCCTTATGCAGCAACATGCTTAAGGCACGCCAGAAATTCCAAATTGAAAACCAGCATAATAATCTCAATTGTTGTTACCATATTTTTCTCTCTAGCAATAGTTCTTGTTGTGATCACAAAATGTTGTAAAATCTATAGCTACATGGAGGAGattaagaagaagaaggaaaaagaaagagagaatgTGTTGAAATCAAGCACTGGTGAGAAGCCTTATAGAATGTTTCATCTGAAAGAAGTGAAGAAGGCAACAAATTGTTTCTCCCAAGACAGGATTCTAGGTAGCGGTGGATTTGGCGAAGTTTATAGAGGTGAACTCCAAGATGGAACAATGGTGGCTGTAAAGAAAGCAAGGGTTGGAAACCTCAAAAGCACACAACAAGTTCTCAACGAAGTTGCGATTCTCTCACAGGTGAATCACAAGAACCTTGTGAGGCTCTTGGGGTGTTGTGTGGAAGAATCTGAGCAGCCATTGATGATCTACGAGTACATCTCAAATGGAACATTGTATGACCATCTTCACGGAAGGTACCAAAGCTTCTTGGATTGGGAAACAAGGCTAAAAGTGGCGCTTCAGACCGCGGAGGCGTTGGCCTATTTGCATTCCGCGGCGCACACACCAATCTACCATAGGGATGTGAAGTCCACTAACATTCTTCTGGACGATGAATTCAATGCCAAGGTATCCGATTTCGGGCTATCGAAGCTGGCTATCCCGGGGCTGAGTCATGTTTCAACTTGTGCTCAAGGAACTGTTGGATACTTGGATCCTGAATACTACAGAAACTATCGGTTAACAGATAAGAGTGATGTTTATAGCTACGGCGTGGTGTTGTTGGAGCTTTTGAGTTCTCAGAAAGTGATTGATTTTAACCGCGATCCGGATTGTGTGAACCTGGCGGTTCATGTGAGCCAGCATGCAAGCAATGGGACACTACTCATGGAGGTTGTGGATCGGAGACTTGTTTGCAAGGGGGAGTTTGGGGGAAGCATAAGAATGTTCTCGGAGCTTGCACTCGATTGCTTGAGGGAGAAAAAAGGTGAAAGGCCTAGCATGAAGGATATTGTTCAGCGCCTAATTTCCATATTTAAGCTTATAGATCAAGAGAGGAATTATAATGTTCATGTTAACGTTTTAGTTGAGAATGAACAATAAGTTCATCGCATAGTTAACTTATTGTATTGAAATCCAAGACTTGATGTGTTTACTTATAATCAATAATCTATCTTTCTCGCTGAATTTCATTAGTAGAAAAGATTAGTGCTATGAGCATATGCAGATTGTGGGAAATTgtttggatcttgagttatgACTTGAGTTCATGTGTTATACTAAAAGTTTGTATTGTAATTAGTCTTTTGAAACCATTggtattaatattattttaacgaAAAAGTATAGGTAACTAATTTGGGAGTAGCCAACTAGTCATAAacctaattttaaaataaaaattatatatttttacacTTACAAAAAACACATGTCTTACTACTCTAACCTATAATGCGCTGGGATCGCAATTTCCTTCCACTGCCGCCGCGAGTAGGGGTGgcaatgggtagggtagggtagggtttgaACCCAACTCTAACTTTACTCGTGGATTGAATTTTTAACTAACACTCAACCCTACCCTACCTGTGGGTTGAGAAATACCCAACCTTAATCCTACCCGCGCTCAAACTGCGGGTATCCgaccctacccgcgggttgaCAAAAAGAAACATTATAATGACACAAGTATCTCATAAATAATATAAGTATCTCATACACAACATAATCatcaaataaatgaataaaatttaCAAACTTATAAATTTGGTTCAGTGGCTAAAAATTTTTTGCATACTTAAGGTCCTTGTTTCAACTCCTATATATAACATTTTTAAACATATATAACACATATTATGGGGGGTGCGAGTAGGGTTGAGACTCAACCCACACCCTAACCGTTCCGCAGGCCAACCCGCTTCGTGCCCAACTCTACCCACAGCGGATCGGGTTGGGTACCCACGGATAGGGTCCATGCTGCCAGGCCTAGCCGCGAGGTCCCCTCCCTTTCACTCTCTCCACTGTGGGTCTCTCGTAATCCTTTGCTCATTGTCGCGTTGAATACTCATGTCTCCTCTTCTAAACCTTTTTATACCTCAACTCCCATCTCCTCGTGTAAGAACAGCACGACCGCGATATCTCTCTCCTCCACTACTGCAACGTTGCCTCCACCTCACTCTCGCACCCGGACCCCTTCTAGTCCTTTGTCGATCGTCAGGTCATCGCACAGCCATGCTTCCTTCCAAATGCTTCTCCTCGTgctctttttcttaatttttggaggtttctttttcttatgttttaaatatttcttattttaggttttgaatgattttttttaatggttTTACATGTTTTTTTGTTAGTCTTCGGAtgttttttttcaataattttttatgtattgtTTTGttaggttttgaattttttaaaatggttttggatatctcatttttattaggttttggatgtttctttttgttacattttaaatgtttcttttttttagtttttggaTATTCTTTTTACAacagcattcttcttcttcttattattattcttgTAGATTTTGGATGATTCTTTTTACTTGTTTTGGATGTTTTTTCTCGTAAgttttaaatgtatttttcacttaaattttgcatatattttttttatattttggatgtttcttctttttaaattttgaatgattttttaaaaatagttttagaagagtttttttattttttggatgttcttttttcaataattttgaGATGTCTCATTTTATTAGGTTTTGgatgttttaaaataattttgaatatctcgtttttgttagatttttgatattttttgtttgtcaCGTTTCAAAtgtttctatttattattaggTTTACGATTTTCTTTCTACAATGGCATGCTTCTTATtgttttagatattttttttattaggttttGGATATTCTTTTTacaataattttgatttttttttatttaattttaaatgtttcTTATGATTATTTGAGTTcatatttctttaaaaaaaaattaaaaaaaagttgcTAACTAATTGGAGTTAGCTATATCCCTTATTGATTACTTAACAAAAGTTGTATTTTAatataggtttaattactctgttggtcctaTAATTTtgcgaaattttcaattaggttcctatactttttttttaattggtgcagggatccaattaaaaaaaaaaagtatagggatctaattaaaaatttcgcaAAACTATAGAAATCAAcaaagtaattaattaaaacttTAATATATTGTTGTAATCATCTCATTTTTTTCGAAAGTATTTCCTCCCCTCATATCAGTCATTTTCCCAGATAAATTATTAAACTTTGAATGTTCATTCTTAAAATtagcaaaaaaatattttacataattattgTTAATGTAAATCATTTTACTTTCAAACATCAGTTTTTTGGTAGGTGACTCATTTTGTTTATAATTCATATGGTAACTGtcattttatttagttttaacaTAAACTGTTAGCAGCTACCGAATATGAGGAAAACAAAAAgtgaaaatagtaataataaatttCCTATTTCGTATTGGTACGGAAAGGTATAGTGTCTGCCAGAGGCTGCAACCCACTATAGTGAATCAGAATGTAGATTTAATTGGGTGGGGGTGAACACGGAAAGATTGGAATTAGATGCCTTTGTTTTGCGTTGAAAAGATCGATatta includes:
- the LOC130935893 gene encoding wall-associated receptor kinase-like 20; this translates as MRPGSNLGYAFLLHTLLFLCHHTCSSQKTCPQCGSMQVPYPLSTQPSCGDPYYKLHCDQQSGKLYFDTLNESSYVILKIMSSIQRMVVQPAPWLSRTSCVTQDMPVSNGLWLNQSLPFNITSSNTIFLFNCSPRLLVSPLNCSASSICHQYLESSGHVRKSQALDCASGIHPCCTFVAGGNPSAYKIRLHNSGCKAFRSILHLDEDKPPNEWEEGLEIQWLPPPEPVCKTQKDCSGDSKCSLGKNGLLRCLCNKGHHWEPYAATCLRHARNSKLKTSIIISIVVTIFFSLAIVLVVITKCCKIYSYMEEIKKKKEKERENVLKSSTGEKPYRMFHLKEVKKATNCFSQDRILGSGGFGEVYRGELQDGTMVAVKKARVGNLKSTQQVLNEVAILSQVNHKNLVRLLGCCVEESEQPLMIYEYISNGTLYDHLHGRYQSFLDWETRLKVALQTAEALAYLHSAAHTPIYHRDVKSTNILLDDEFNAKVSDFGLSKLAIPGLSHVSTCAQGTVGYLDPEYYRNYRLTDKSDVYSYGVVLLELLSSQKVIDFNRDPDCVNLAVHVSQHASNGTLLMEVVDRRLVCKGEFGGSIRMFSELALDCLREKKGERPSMKDIVQRLISIFKLIDQERNYNVHVNVLVENEQ